A stretch of the Meles meles chromosome 19, mMelMel3.1 paternal haplotype, whole genome shotgun sequence genome encodes the following:
- the PVR gene encoding poliovirus receptor, giving the protein MVPPPPKLPPLLLSLPLFLLSLPSVTTEARTGMVDVLAPREVSGLLGDTVELSCKLPPLEHKVHVTQVTWTRQDAAGNELNVAVFHPIQGASFPEPGRLEFVAARPGLELRDGSLALRGLHAQDEANYTCRFAMFPEGSRSARTWLRVLAQPENKAEAEEVPLSPLGLEPVPVARCISSEGRPPAQVSWPHLDGKTNESQVPGHQPGTYTVTSFLLVIPSSQTDGKPVTCRVEHESFKEPVLLPVTLDVPYPPEVSISGYDDNWYLGRREVTLSCDVRSKPEPTGYDWSTTNGTLPPSAVAQGSRLLIQTVDESINTTFICQVTNAVGTGQAELPVLVREEPPNEAPQQGLSTLGIAFLIVVVLVLVLLAFLICFWLSRRSRQGQHRSSANGHVSYTVVDVNASSSEDPPKESTK; this is encoded by the exons ATGGTGCCGCCGCCGCCAAAGCTGCCGCCCTTACTGCTGTCGCTGCCGCTGTTCCTGCTGTCGCTGCCCTCGGTGACCACGGAAGCCA GGACCGGGATGGTCGATGTGCTGGCGCCCCGGGAGGTGAGCGGCCTCCTGGGCGACACGGTGGAGCTGTCCTGCAAACTGCCGCCGCTGGAGCACAAGGTGCACGTGACGCAGGTGACGTGGACGCGGCAGGACGCGGCGGGGAACGAGCTCAACGTGGCGGTCTTCCACCCCATACAGGGCGCCAGCTTCCCCGAGCCCGGCCGGTTGGAATTTGTGGCCGCCAGGCCGGGCCTGGAGCTGCGGGACGGGTCGCTGGCCCTGCGGGGGTTGCACGCCCAAGATGAAGCCAACTACACCTGCCGCTTCGCCATGTTCCCTGAGGGCAGCAGGAGCGCACGAACCTGGCTCCGCGTGCTGG CCCAGCCAGAGAACAAGGCCGAGGCTGAGGAGGTACCGCTCAGCCCACTCGGCCTGGAGCCTGTGCCTGTGGCCCGCTGCATCTCCAGTGAGGGCCGCCCGCCCGCCCAGGTCTCCTGGCCACACCTGGATGGGAAGACCAATGAGAGCCAGGTGCCAGGACACCAGCCTGGCACGTACACCGTCACCAGCTTCTTACTCGTAATACCCTCAAGCCAGACAGATGGCAAGCCTGTCACCTGCAGAGTGGAACACGAGAGCTTCAAGGAGCCCGTCCTGCTGCCCGTGACTCTCGATGTGCCTT ACCCCCCAGAGGTCTCCATCTCCGGCTACGATGACAACTGGTACCTCGGCCGCAGGGAGGTCACCCTGAGCTGTGACGTCCGCAGCAAACCGGAGCCCACAGGCTATGACTGGAGCAC GACCAACGGGACCCTGCCACCCTCTGCTGTGGCCCAGGGCTCACGGCTCCTGATCCAGACCGTGGATGAGTCCATCAACACGACTTTCATCTGCCAAGTCACCAACGCCGTAGGGACTGGCCAGGCAGAACTGCCCGTCCTGGTCAGAG AAGAACCTCCCAACGAGGCGCCACAACAAGGCTTGTCCACTCTGGGCATCGCTTTCCTGATAGTGGTAGTCCTAGTTCTGGTCCTGCTGGCCTTCCTGATTTGTTTCTGGCTGTCCAGACGCTCCC GTCAGGGTCAACACCGCTCCTCGGCTAATGGC CATGTCTCCTATACGGTTGTGGATGTCAATGCCAGCTCTTCCGAGGATCCACCGAAAGAGAGCACAAAGTGA